A part of Aspergillus oryzae RIB40 DNA, chromosome 7 genomic DNA contains:
- a CDS encoding sterol desaturase family protein (C-4 sterol methyl oxidase): protein MSPSIPSRAFKFIEDLSTSVQGTDSMDYHRGKLLNYVAFQWSHIVTNYSPESIELLGTFAVHFIFYWFGSLVFALADLYAPSSILKKYKIQSISKQPSRQVMLQCIPSALQNQLITSALHALKLLALRSITGRFAGYRIERTLPSLLEIITDAPLCFIGRDFVCYYDHRILHLPWFYRRFHKEHHKFTAPVAVAAEHTHPVDHILINVLPVVIPATLFRVHLVTFWLLMSSTILQGSLGHSGWHVRSIFDRKTTSHDAHHELFDVEYGTLGLMDWLHGTNYMGKHKSKGKGKVH, encoded by the exons ATGTCTCCTTCGATTCCATCGAGAGCT TTCAAATTCATCGAGGACTTGAGCACCTCCGTACAAGGTACCGACAGCATGGATTATCACCGTGGAAAGCTACTCAACTATGTGGCCTTTCAATGGTCTCACATAGTCACCAATTACTCCCCGGAAAGCATTGAGCTTCTCGGTACATTCGCTGTTCACTTTATCTTTTACTGGTTTGGTTCGCTTGTCTTCGCTCTCGCCGACCTCTATGCTCCTTCCTCTATTCTCAAGAAATACAAGATCCAATCCATCTCCAAGCAGCCTTCCCGCCAGGTCATGCTCCAATGCATTCCCAGTGCCCTTCAAAACCAGCTCATCACATCAGCCTTGCATGCGCTCAAACTCTTGGCTCTTCGCAGTATCACTGGCCGATTTGCCGGGTACCGCATTGAGCGTACCTTGCCATCACTACTAGAGATTATAACCGATGCCCCCCTCTGCTTTATCGGCCGGGACTTTGTCTGCTACTATGACCATCGCATTCTCCACCTGCCTTGGTTCTACCGACGCTTCCACAAGGAGCACCACAAGTTTACAGCACCTGTGGCTGTGGCAGCGGAGCACACACATCCTGTGGACCATATCCTCATAAATGTTCTGCCGGTTGTTATACCGGCAACCCTGTTTCGAGTACATCTTGTAACGTTTTGGTTGCTCATGTCGTCAACAATCCTACAGGGGTCTCTGGGTCATTCAGGGTGGCATGTGCGGAGTATTTTTGATAGGAAAACTACCAGTCATGACGCACACCATGAGCTGTTTGATGTCGAATATGGGACGTTGGGCTTGATGGATTGGCTGCACGGGACAAACTATATGGGAAAGCACAAAAGTAAAGGCAAAGGGAAGGTGCATTAA
- a CDS encoding uncharacterized protein (predicted protein) has translation MLGLAAAPAGIRTMSEEKLVFYREIRAGHSSSAYFLGKELSTRPKMFLSSLHFTTFYTILATPVVPFEALLLLNTIYFFCIYGIASLVASLVSRQDALLLAMLASLIAGIFNGAGPLLAEVKSWNMTWFWYICPSMPPKQELKKQTWYSEAFFSEHTTPFSYLYDVQASASFVGYITGRTQLDLGNRSR, from the exons ATGCTAGGTCTCGCAGCTGCGCCAGCTGGAATAAGAACGATGTCAGAAGAGA AGTTGGTATTTTACCGCGAGATACGTGCAGGCCATTCAAGTAGCGCATATTTCCTGGGAAAGGAGCTGTCCACTAGGCCAAAAATGTTCCTATCATCTTTACATTTCACCACATTTTACACCATCCTTGCGACTCCAGTCGTTCCATTTGAGGCTTTGCTCTTGCTAAATACTATCTACTTTTTCT GTATCTACGGAATAGCCTCTCTCGTGGCATCACTGGTTAGTCGCCAAGACGCATTGTTGCTGGCAATGCTCGCAAGTCTGATAGCCGGCATCTTCAATGGTGCCGGGCCGCTCCTTGCGGAGGTCAAGTCGTGGAATATGACCTGGTTCTGGTATATTTGCCCAAGC ATGCCCCCTAAACAAGAGCTCAAAAAGCAGACCTGGTACTCGGAGGCCTTTTTCAGCGAGCATACCACGCCATTCTCGTATCTGTATGACGTTCAGGCATCAGCAAGCTTTGTTGGCTACATCACTGGCCGGACCCAGTTGGATTTGGG AAATCGTTCCAGATAG
- a CDS encoding uncharacterized protein (predicted protein) yields the protein MLADCFLEVDNGVHTEPHCSIIEIKQNPKELGMIDAKCPVKRAAECEEVGDAVAYLLSSSASYITRTSLLVDAGITRLSHGYRTNRPDSVPYISSVVCRIVDHWIRF from the exons ATGCTGGCCGATTGCTTCCTTGAGGTCGACAATGGTGTTCACACCGAACCCCATTGCTCGATAATCGAAATCAAGCAGAACCCCAAGGAGTTGGGGATGATCGACGCCAAGTGCCCGGTCAAGCGAGCGGCGGAGTGTGAGGAAGTCGGAGATGCCGTTGCCTACCTGCTGAGTTCGTCGGCCAGCTACATCACGAGAACTAGTCTGCTTGTCGATGCTGGTATCACCAGACTATCC CATGGGTACAGAACTAATAGACCGGACTCGGTACCCTACATCTCCTCTGTGGTTTGCCGCATAGTAGACCATTGGATAAGATTCTAA